The Phyllopteryx taeniolatus isolate TA_2022b chromosome 4, UOR_Ptae_1.2, whole genome shotgun sequence genome includes the window aatttattaatttatttattttaaataatacaatgacattattagtaaaataaatgtaacgattaatttttcttttgattAGACAACtggttcatttattatttattgtcaatGCTGAACTTTGTGTGCAGTACTCACTTCCTCCTCCAGGACGTCACACGCCAAGCGTACACGTGACACGTCGCTCACGTGCGGCTTGGCCTTGAGTTTGCGCGCGCGGAGGCTCCACAGCTTGACGGCGGAACTGTCGAAGCCGGCAGCTAGCAGGCGGCTGTCGGGCGACACCTCAGCCGCATTGAGCAGCTGCTCAGTGTGCCGGAAGGCGTAGAAGCACACGGTGGTGAGCGACGGCGGACCCTCGCGGACCTTCTTGATGCAGTCGCGCAGTGCCTCCAGGGCCGCCTCGCTCTGCGGGACAGCCGCAGGGAGCTGCTCTGCCGCCGCTGCCTCGCCACCTTCGCTGGAGTTGGGGGCGCCGGTGGAAGGGGCGGTCACGCCCGTCATCCCATAAAGCTGGTAGTCGGTGCGCCTGGAGGCACTCACCTATGGAAAGCCGCTTCAGCATTTAGCcaatatccatcttaaggtacATGTACTAGTATACTTTgttctcactagtaagacaattcagtgcactaacACAATGAATAGGACACAGCAATAATATGACTATCTGACAAATTTTGTTAAATCTTTCCCCACAACTAGTGCCCaagccccgcgaccctagtgaggagaagcggctcagaaaatggatggatggatggatggatggcgccCAAGCGGCACCACACCTTTCCACACTCACCTCAAGCTGCAGGTGCGCGTCGAGGACCCTGCAGATGGCGCTGTTGTCGTCGCTCTGCAGGTAGCGCAGCAGGTAGCCGTGGGCGCCCTCGCTGAGCCGCACCACGTACTTGTGCTCCAGAAAGGCGCTCAGCCGCGGGATGGCCGCCACGTCCTGAGCGCCGAGGACGTGGCGCAGCTGCTCCACGGTGGCGCGCTGGTCGCCGTCGTGCAGGAAGGCGGCGTGGAAACGTGTGTAGAAGCTGTCCACCGCCGACTTGAGGCCACAGCGCACCATGTCCAGGTGGAGGTAGACGAAGAGGGGATAGAGGACCGCGCTCACTTCCTTTGCCCACGAGATGTCTGCTTCTGTACCGCCACGAGGAAGACAACTGTCAATATCAAGTCATTTTACTTTAATGAGCACCACCTGCCAAGCTAATTaactgccagccgttttagagcattttgactgacctTTCAAGACCCACACATTATTGTGTtccgtcagaaagaaagaaaaaaaaaaaaaaaaaaagtctgtttatcgctttttcccttctttagtaatcagcaataGAACATGGGTTGTTTTTCACCCAAAGCCTGACCAACAATTGgagaaaaaatgaatttgatgcTCATATTCCGTACTTTTGTGACACCCCTAACTATTAAACTacaaaagggcttttgatggcaaaaacaatcatttctttacagatatacaactaagaaacacACCAAGTGacgctgactcaccgcatgcctcgagttgaacgtcagtggcattttttcatcttttctcacgacacactttctactactgACCGCGACACATGCTCTGTTTACACCATTAATATAAAGCTGCATCTCAATCAATTACAATACTGGAGGAGAGTTCATTGTGTTTCAGCAATGCAAttccatagctgaccacgtttcttccactgtcgattgactttccctatccactggtcacgtattcctttttcacgtggaaagccaaaaaaaaaaaaaaaaaactcttgccgctgcctgaaccatttgtacagccaaatgccacacaataaaccatcgtgacatcgctaaatcatacgacaacaaatatacaaggacaggAACAACGGCACACAGCGCGGTTTGGCTGGTGTTACGTCACAGTGCTGGttagagccgaagaccggaaggcacctgctgcaaaaagcagacgccgcattctgaatcatatttaactgctgtatatctgctatgtaatcacttcaaaatggcagatgtggtttgtaaaggggttccaGAGTTAGCAagaatttttttacatttttgtcctctgacctttcaAGGCACACATCGAACACATAACACTTTATCCGGccagtttatttgtttatattctCTTTTGTGTTTTATACAATATAGTGCTATATTAtattgaaaacacaaaaaatgccAGTGTTTTTagggtcacggaacaaatttaaCTCAAAAGATACCATTGTACAATTGTTTTTGAAACAATTATATCATTCACCTTTGTTctcaattattttattcttctttgTTGGATTGTATAAGCggttcataaaatggatggatggatgttctgacTGTTTTATAGGCGTCATGATTGTCACaatcccaataaaaaaaaatggaagcagtGACCCACATCCACTTTTGCAGCATTGCGGCCAATGCAATTTTCAATAAGTGCTTTAAGAAGCGTGTGCAAAGTGTATGGTAAGTGTGTGGAATGCGGCGTGGCAGGAATGCGTGACGGCCTACCTGAAAGAAAGCAGCGCAGCCTCGCATACTGCGACTCGTATTGCTGCGGGTCTGACTGGCACGGCGCGGCCGACACCACATTGGTACACCCCGACTCACTCTGAACTGtgcgcacgtgcacacacacacacacacacacacacacacacacacacagaagaagTGTTAATTATGAAATTTTATATAGTATATTCAATTGTCACATCTGCGCAGATTTTATTTAATGCTGGAACGTAAcaagggtttactgtactttttGGCATTTTTGCTGACGATTTATGTTCCAGCTTAAGTGTCAAGAAAAGAAGATGCAAGGGAAGGGTTGAACAAACTACGGCCCGCAGGCAACATCAGCAACAAAGCATTATCAAATTAAGTCCAGTCCACCAGGTTtcaattcaacattttaaaatagttttaaagaATCAGGGTGTACACCAGAAATCACCAACAATTTTTAAACAGGTATTGACTATACAaaaggctaccagtttgatacttctgaaataacacatttactcaaattacctttaatgatatgttatcattttatgtgatgttattattaataataatattcttcTGATCATGTTCATGATTTCTCACGATAATAAGTAAACAGACAACTATCAAAACGGAACGCTTTATTTCCATAAATCTCTGCCagtgttttacattttcatcTCAATAACATCCTGGAACATTTGTAAAACTAATTTAGCAGTTTTTTCCTAAAAACTAgttcattgaaataaatgtattcatagctatttattatttatttagctcGTAAAATAATGTGttgatgaaattattattaaagtgttaataaagtaaaattgtGTATGTATCGTTtcacttaaaataaatataaaaacagaaagCATAAATTatgatttgacaaaaaaaatattttacattaaataaaaaaatatttaatattgtaaattCATGAATTGGACATTTACatttagtaaaataatttttacattttatttaaataattggaAATGATGtgcaaatgtaataataaacagggaaaattatacaaaatgaaaaatgttacattaattattattaaaacaattataaacAACATTACataatattagtaaaataaaaaattgtataaacctattttaaaatatatcttttattgacaaaaatcaTTATACAATTATTGAGCaagaatgattattttattaataaaataaactaatttacaataattacaataaaatcaatcacaagtaatacaattataaaatcttggtgaaataaaaaacataatctacacatttaagaaaatgtcttatttaataattggtatcaatttaaaaaaatcctaaaaatgAGCAGGAAAGCTTATTATTTAAACAATTTGACATCAATCATAATTAAATCATTTATAaacaattgtaaatatattgGAATAATTAATTGGTGATAattgtacaatttaaaaatgacatggcaagttttttttaaatcacctctGATGAGCTAGCCTAGCtatctgttttaaaaatcgAATTTGGCCCTTTAGCAAAAATGTTTGGCCATCCCGCTCCATTCTGCGAGTGGTGTTATAGCACCACCTACAATATCATCGGACCTGCTGTCACTGTGCCACCTCTACAACTGCATCCTGACCTTACATGATATCAATGTAACTGAagaagtgaaaacaaaacatctgaatcatttccccttaaaaataaagtcggaggcaaatcttttttttttttttttttttttttaaagaatgtctTCTTCCCAAGAAAAGAGATATTTGGGGTAATATGAATAAGTGTAGCATTGGACAACAATGTCGATTTGATCCAGAGgtattgtaaaaaaatgatATGATACATGGTGATATCTATTTAATTGGTGAACGTAAAAGTGAAAGAATTTAGAATTTAACCATAACATTTGAGGCAGATGCAAAGAAAATGACTTTTCTCTCCCCGTAAATTAAGACAGTATATAAGAATATGATATCGATTTGACCATGGCTTTTGGTGTACTGGATTAGCTTGCTGTGTAGCTCACCGGTGAGGCTGGCAGCCATCTCCTCGGCTGTCTGGAAGAGTTTGGCGGCTTTCAGGGAGCCGTCGGCAGAGTCCACATACTGCCTGCGCTTGAGATACTGAGCCACGGCGTACTGGATTTGCTCCGTGCGGACCCGCTTCATGACCTGCCAGCAAAGGACCTGACACTTAGAATCACAGATGCATCAGCACGCAAACATGAACGATTTTGCATTGATCCAGTGGCAGACCATAGTCCGTTGAGCATCTATACAGGGTGTCAATGATGGTCTCATCCAGAACATTCTAGTTCTGGTCTCATCTAACGGACACCATTCATTGCATATGTGACAGAACACAATGGCAAACGGAGGGCACATGCTAGAAATTAAGCTCGGCCTATACTAGTTACCAGGGTCCGACCTATTTTATGGGCCAATATTAGctcttttcatccatccatccatccatccatccatcttctaccgcttatccgggtcgggtcggcCAAAGtatagaggaaaaaaaggatctgcttatgatccaaaacacgcaagctcatctgtgaagcacaGTGGAAGTAATGTCATTGCTTGagtttgcatggctgcttctggaacgggctcactagtctttattgatgatgtaactcatgacggtagcagcagaatgacttctgaagtctacaaacccattttgtctggcaatttccagaaaaatgcatccaaactaatcgggagaaactaatcgggagaagcttcatcatgcaacaagacaatgacccaaaacacactgccgacacgacaaaggacttcatcagggggaaaaagtggaaggtcttaaaCAGGTCAAGTCAATCACccgaccttaacccaatagagcgtgcattttacctcctgaagaggagactgaagggagaaactaCTTTCCTAATAGCCATTTTATGACTGCTTTAAATGAGTGACACATGGATACTCTcatttttgaaatacatttatcaCAAGTTGGCCACTTACTGTATCTTACATTGAATGAGCAGCCAGCCGTTAGTAGCTGAGCTACTGTTGACTTCCACCACTGCCATGAACGATCCAGACCTTGCTGTGCATCACCTTGACAAGTATACCACCCTGCTTTCTCATTTCATTTGTCAAACCTCAACTGGACTTGCTAACATGGCACTCCTAacataataaacatttaattacCACCGGGGATTATTGAGCATCTTTGGGTCCCTAGAAAGGCATTATATACAATCTGagctattattaatattataattaGGGCTGCCTGcaacaaacaattattttaatcaattaaactgtggattattttttcgatgaatcggataaaaataatcccccccccttcattaaaaaaaaacaggacattatttcaaaatgaccgtgcagaaaatgcataaacataaattgattatgattcagtgactggtttggtctgtaacatgtcagaaaatgggaaaaaatgttgatcattgttttccagagTTAAGggagatgtttgcaaatgtcttcagttgcttaaacacaaagataatttgTCCGCTCTCATGGAGGACTCCAAAAATTAGGACTATTTACTGGTGAAAACCGGAAATTCCAAGAATTTGGATAATCTTAAAGTctcccaaaaatgtaaaaatttaaaaataatcaaaatagttgtagaTTGCTTTGATGATCGACAAGTTGtttattaatcgattaattgggGCACCTCTATTTGctgtttcttcttcctttctgtTAGATCACATTTGATCAGGTGAGATTTTGGTCTTGGCGGACTAGATTTGAGATCAGTGGCGGAACAGACTCTTCTATGTGTGCGATttttctgtgttgagattatcggagcacaccacacaccgGTAccaccaaaactgttaaaacgCCTTAGTTTTTAATCTTCATGTGGGGGTAACAGatttaaaagggaaaaacaTTCTTTTAAGACTTGCCAAATCATTATGCGTATGTGGTGTACCAGGCCTACCACAATCGATGTTTTAATTACCACCATGGATTATTGTTAGGCATCATATAAAAAGTCTAAGATACTATTCATATAATAACTGATGGAGGGGGGGAAACCGTTGTCAAACACGCAAAGTATTTAACCCTTCTGTTATTGTGCAAGTTAGACTGACAATTAcagaggttttttgttttgtttttgtttttttaaagtagtaaGTGTACTCAGTTGAATAACTGTAATCAAGTATAACGCTTGATTGAAACGGTGAGTAGCCTACAGGAATGACTATTCGTTTTTTGTTATAATTGTGGAATTGACACAGCAACATTACTGCTGAGAAACGAAAGTAACAAGAGGGTTTTGTACTTTTGACAGCAAAGCTACAAAGTTTTGAAGCTGAAAAACGCTCCTCCGTGCATTTACAGTAGCTAATCCGATAGCAACGCAACCGCCTAAATACTCACGCATACGGCATGAACGCGTTATTTTAACTGGGCGTCCATTAGAACGAAATGGTGTGAAATAACACAGAGAGAGCGAAGCAGTCGTTAAAAGGCTACCTGCCGTGTTTCCATTTTGCTATGTGAAGCGAACGGCTAACTTAGCTCCAATGCCCCAACCCCAACCGGCGGCGTCGGCACCGACTTTTCAGCGGCATTCTTGTGTACCAGCGATCAGTTTCTAGAACTCACTGCATATCCGTCCGGTCCTCTCAGTGATCAGCTAGTGGTTCCACTCCAGACGGGTTCAGTCGAATAAGAAAAGAGAGTTTCTGTGATGCTCCATTTGGTCTGTCCGCCTCCAGCTCAGCCTCCATCACATTGAGGTGAGCTGCTCGTTCTTCTTCAACGGGCGGCCGCTACCGCTGCCGCAACGTTAACACTCACTACCGCCACCCTATGACCGGAGTGTGCAGCACAATGCTTTTAATTGCCCTGTTTATGGCGACTCAAGCCAACCGACCTGAGCTGAATTTAGTCAAAAGATCAGttttcaaacctttattgagcgaGGCACATAGTTGACAcaataaaaatccaacaaaaaagtcataaaatgtatattatacACTGGAATattgatgatcttgtctcaatttattgTCAGTCAGTGTGAAATCTTGAGTTGAACACTGCTAATTATTCAGTGGTGTGAATGACagcaggtggatacacaggttggGCCTTCTAGTGGAagatttaattgttctgcctgtcaccatACGGCACtaacaaatattctttgtaaataaataataatttcaggACAAATTAAGTAActttggataatttcccgcagCACATCTAATGATATCTTACAGCAGACTTATCAGCACAATAATTGGGAATCACTGAGATAGCAGCTAgaatatatagatagatagatagatatatagatagatagatagatagatagatagatagatagatagatagatagatagatagatagatagatagatagatagatagatagatagatagatagatagatagatagatagataccggctggccaagcggaatgcggctttggtggttgctgaagcaaaaacccaggtatgggaggagttcggtgaggccatggagaaagacttccggacggcttcgaggacattctggtccaccatccggcgtctcaggaggaggaagcagtgcaccaccaacactgtgtatagtggggatggggcgctgctgatctcgactcgggacgttgtgagtcggtggggagaatacttcgaagacctcctcaattccactgacacgccttcccatgaggaagcagagtctgggttctctttggcgggctctcctatctctggggttgaggtcaccgaggtggttaaaaagctcctcggtggaaatcctcaagggtgcatgggagttcgcccaaccagtctacaagttttgtggacttggagaaggtgttcgaccgtgtccctcggggagtcctgtgggggtgctCCGGgactatggggtaccgaaccccctgatacgggctgttcggtccctgtacaaccggagtcagagtttggtctgcatatccggcagtaagtcagactttttcccggtgagggttggactccgctcaggctgccctttgtcaccgaacttttatggacagaatttcaaggcgcagccgaggcgtagagggggtccggtttgatggcctcagtattgctttttgcttctctgctttttgcagatgatgtggtttcgGCATAATTACGATTTGTGTAAATACTGTCAGCATATAATACCGCCTGGAAACACagtaacagatttttttgtactgGATCTTTTTTGATGGTGTACCAAATTAAGTGGTCACTAAGTTATTGTAAAGTTAATTTTCTAAATACTGGCATAgatatttttataaatgaagTTGCATAGCTGATCAAATTAATTTCAGAGTTTTGTTAAACGATTTGAAATCATTTGAACGCGACTGCGTCGTCATTTTGAGGGTGTGGCACCGAGATAAAAGGGATTATTATACAGAAATTGAtgggaaaatgtcaaaaacaatgggacactgaaaggaaaggaagaCATTTTTACAGAATTGAGCAGAAATGTTGTGAGAAGagacagaaaacaagaaatagtgacatttgacacactggTTTGAACAgtacattttatataatataacaTGTAATTATAACCATTGGTCAAACATATGTTATGGAAAGAAGACAAATGataaatattttgagaaaatatgAGACTGGAAGTGGtagtaatagtgaaaaatagtaaaagttatgaaattattagttttttaagGGGAACAAGTCTGGGTAGTAGAAATATGACTGAGCTACACTCCATACCAGTAGGTGGTAGTAATGTACCTAAATGTTGCTTGCCAACCAACATAAAAACACTAATCGAAGAAGAATGACGTCAATTCCAAGCGACTTCACCGCGCGCTATTTGGTCTAAAGACCTCACAACAAGGAACCTCTGAGTGAGTTTTCTTGATGATTGAGCCTCACGGGACGCAGTAGAGGTTAAGCCATGTTTTCTCCGCGTACCGGCCCGAATTCGGCCCGCCGGCAACAGAACAGAACCCCCGCCGGGAGAACGTCCACCAGCAGCCTGCTGCTCACGCCGCGGAGGACACCTTTGTCGGCGAGGTAGCGACAAACTTGTTGCTTTGTTCTCTctggatgtttttatttgtttatttatttttttatacatttacatcattgatttatgtatatgtgttgttttatcatatttgaattaaaaaaaacattggcgaCTCCGTAGGATGCTAGCTTGTAGAAATATTtattcaattgtaaaaaaacaaaaaacacaaaaaacaaaactaattgcATACAGAGAAAGacttcatcttccgttctgcttatcctcaatagggtcgcgggcgtgctggacctcatcccagctatcttcgggcgagaggcggggtacacactgaactggtcgccagccaatcgcagggcacaaagaaacaaacaaacattcgcactcacatttacaactacgggcaatttagggtactcaattaacctaccctgcatgtttttgggatgtgggagaaaacccacgcaggcactgggagaacatgcaaactccacacagatgaggccggatttgaacccgggtcctcagaactgtgaggcagatgtgctaaccatttgttCCCAGTGCCGCTACAGAGGAAGTGTTAATGAAAACAGGCAATCACGAacaaagaagaaggaaaaaaaaaaaaaaaaaaaactttattaaaaaaacagttatatacacatatagatGTCCGAAGTCAGGTCTCAGGTCACTCTTCACAAATGTACCTTTTCGccttttttctgtggaaccgaCCCCGAGTTATTGCATAGTCGCGGTTCGGCATTTGCGAGTTCACAGGTTATTTTGTAAACTATCCTCCGTCATCGCTGAAaaactgtgtttgtttgtttgtttgtgtcgaGAACAGACCGACGCCCACCCGTGAGCATAGCCACGCCCCCTCCGGTGGCCTCAATTATGACGTCCAAACGTTCGGCTCTTCGCTGCCTGTCAAAGTGATGGAGGCGCTGACCGTGCTCAAGGGTAACATGTTTGTCTGCGTGTTCATGTCAGTGGTgggtacggtggcctggaagtgcaaaacaatataacaaaatgtaaaacaccttaacatttcagaaaacgaaACActtaaacatttcagaaaacaaattaacaaaacacgaaacactttaacatttcaggaaccacgaaaacaaaagcagaaacgcttttacaaaaagacgaaacaaattacaattgcggAAACCCAGAAAGGGAGgggcccatttcacagacatccTTGGAAATCCCACGGCCTTTTGTCGGCCTTCCACATTTTTCGCGGGAAGgctaggctacgcagatgtaacgagatgtccaACCCAAATAGCGATTGTATGTACGGATGCCCTGAACAGTGAGCCTGTATAGCCGTTTGATGCTCTATATACAATagattgtacttgatcacatttcttaaaccataaaaagatagattgaGAGTTCAGGAAGAAGCAGGttaatagagagagagaggatgttggcgagaattaaagggaaagtggATATTTGCAAGGAAGCTgctggctccattcatttttttagcgtaccgagcgagggatctacctagcatacattctggtcacaagctttgctttttcatcgaCGGGCACATTATACTttatgaatatagtttagcattgatgttaaacaacatttgatgctttacttACTATATATATGGCTTGAGCCGAGGCAACTCGGCGGCACAGCTCGCAAACAcggaaatgtacagtattttcaccgcaggggaaagcttctgtgcattttgattgaatgtaaacCGGGACGTGAAGACGCCATGCAACGgagattattattttgaatcGCGTCAAAACCAGTGGTCGACCGATCGGCTGCTCAAGAAAACCACCCCGACTGAACTATGGCGGAGTGTACGTGATTAGGCAACTGTTTCTTTCCCGATCGACCAAACCAGAATCTATGCAAGGTAGATCCCTCGCTCGGTACgttaaaaaatgaatggagaaaggccgtgggatttcgaagaatgtctgtgaaatgggccccttccctttccgggtttccgcaattgtaatttgttttgtctttttgtaaaagtgtttctgcttttgtttttgtgtttcctgaaatATCAAAGTGTTTCGGCtcttgttaatttgtttcctgaaatgttcaagtgttttgttttttgtttttgtgttttctgaaatgttagtgtttcacaatttgttaatttgtttcctgaaatgtgaaagtgttttgtgttatgtttttgtggttcctgaaatgtgaaattgtttcgtcttttgtttttgtcttttctgttcgtgtttcacaatttgttatattgttttgcacttccaggccaccgtagctGGGGGACCTGAATGAATCACGACTTGACTCCAATAAGACTTAACTTGCCAGTTTtaggacttgcttggctaaatcTTGTGAAAGACTCCACTTGagtttgacttgacttgagtttgcatttttccatttgaaaatctgcattttcaagGTAGTGTGCCATTTGTGCTAttgaaaagttattttttgtgtAGTCCGTGCGAACCTGGCAACCCACCAGTATGTGATGTTACAGAGTGCACGTATTATGTAGTGGCCTCCAAAgatgattacatttggattcaaggattatgtttttgATCAAATTGGCAATTGGGAAAAAGAGATCATTTGGAAGTCAAAGATAAGAGACAACAATCATCACGTCTAATTTAATTCTAACTAAACTACGTTAACTTCACAGTTTAGCTCACTGGTAGCTGTTCCAAAATTAATCTCTCCCCACAAGTGTATTTAAGCTTCATGTCATTCAATTGAGAAGATAATAAAGTCATAGACAATACAGAGACTTCTTTGGGACCGTTCAAAACAATGTGAGTGCACAGACACTTAGAAGAAAGTGGCTAATGTGCAGACTTTTGTaatgactcgacttgcttgaacttGAATGCAGACTTCAATTGACTTGCTTGAAACGGGTTCTGGTTAAAACTTGAGACTTGATTCCCGTCTCTGGTTTGAGTGATGACGTGCGTGTCCGTGTCCTCCAGTCGAGGAGCAGATCTCGGTGAAGGTGAGCGAGAGCGGATGGGCCTGGATGGTTAGCGGAGACAGGCTCATCATCTGGAAGATCTGCCAGACGGCCGTGGCCAAGGTGCGCCTACATTTTGTACACATTTACAATTATAGTTATGgcatcttttatatatatatatatatatatatatatatattttttataaatctcaTGTACAAGTGACCCAGTCCatgtgtccattttaaaaatctaatttggcCTTTGGGCACAAACGTTTGCCGATTCCTGCTTAACATGCTCACAGCATTTAAGTCTCACAagattttgtttgactttgaacTCCACTTTTTGGAATTTTGTTGTTGCAGCTGTGCGCGTGCAAGGAGCTACAGCTCCCCAACAGCCAGTACGACTACACGGCCGAGCACGTGGCCGTGACGTCAGTCGGCCCACTGGACGCGGCGCCGGTGCAGGCCGTGACCGTGCTGGCCGTGGCGGCTGAGGGTGCCGCTCGTTTGTGGCCCAGCTTGTCTCAGGAGGGTAACTACGCCGAGGCCGACCTGGACCTGGGAGACCTGTGCTCCTTTGTGGTGGCCGTCACTGTAAGCCACAACTTTTAACACAGTTATTGTAgttaagtagtagtagtaaagtAATTTTTCTgcgaataatggaggatagcaTAAAGAAAAACTTGACTAAGCATAATGCGACCAATAACCTCTACAactaactttttactttttgctATATATatagtgccaccagaaagtattcacacccttt containing:
- the taf5l gene encoding TAF5-like RNA polymerase II p300/CBP-associated factor-associated factor 65 kDa subunit 5L, whose translation is MKRVRTEQIQYAVAQYLKRRQYVDSADGSLKAAKLFQTAEEMAASLTVQSESGCTNVVSAAPCQSDPQQYESQYARLRCFLSEADISWAKEVSAVLYPLFVYLHLDMVRCGLKSAVDSFYTRFHAAFLHDGDQRATVEQLRHVLGAQDVAAIPRLSAFLEHKYVVRLSEGAHGYLLRYLQSDDNSAICRVLDAHLQLEVSASRRTDYQLYGMTGVTAPSTGAPNSSEGGEAAAAEQLPAAVPQSEAALEALRDCIKKVREGPPSLTTVCFYAFRHTEQLLNAAEVSPDSRLLAAGFDSSAVKLWSLRARKLKAKPHVSDVSRVRLACDVLEEEMDEEDASGSEIKMLHGHSGPVFRTAFLTDSSGLLSCSEDTSVRYWDLGSFTNTVLYQGHAYPVWDVDVSPCSLYFASGSHDRTARLWTFSRTYPLRVYAGHLADVDCVKFHPNSNYLATGSSDKTVRLWSTQQGASVRLFTGHRGPVLALAFSPNGKYLASGGEDQRVKLWDLASGALFKDLRGHTDSVTGLSFSPDSSLVASSSTDNSVRVWDVRSAHGAAPPDGSSAELVGSYTGNTSNVLNVQFMACNLLLVTGTAQDKTEV